The following are from one region of the Salvia splendens isolate huo1 chromosome 2, SspV2, whole genome shotgun sequence genome:
- the LOC121788992 gene encoding succinate dehydrogenase subunit 6, mitochondrial-like — MKMSEIEESGRSLWHSVKKSFHLDDYSKILNPDRPLSHRSSAAVQQFITSDPVHGPALKAAEEAANFAYVGAAVGAITTGGNAWRWSKSPHGTVLSFAFGAVVGFTLGAEAANHWYQLYRLDTVGAQVKFNEWLQKRT, encoded by the exons ATGAAAATGAGCGAAATCGAGGAATCAGGAAGAAGCTTGTGGCATTCTGTGAAAAAGAGTTTTCATCTCGACGATTATTCCAAAATTTTAAACCCTGATAGACCTTTGTCCCATCGGAGTAGTGCCGCCGTCCAGCAGTTCATCACATCTGATCCCGTCCACGGACCTGCG CTGAAGGCTGCAGAGGAAGCAGCTAACTTTGCTTATGTAGGTGCTGCTGTTGGAGCGATTACAACTGGTGGAAATGCTTGGAGGTGGTCAAAGAGCCCTCACG GTACTGTGTTGTCTTTTGCTTTTGGAGCAGTAGTCGGATTCACCTTGGGAGCTGAGGCTGCTAACCACTGGTACCAGTTATATAGGCTGGATACAGTTGGAGCACAGGTTAAATTCAATGAGTGGTTGCAGAAGAGAACCTGA
- the LOC121788980 gene encoding DNA-directed RNA polymerase II subunit 4, with translation MSAEEEENAAELKIPDEFLKAKCLMNCEVSLILEHKYEQLQQMADDPMNQMSQVFEKSLQYVKRFSRYKNPDAVRQVREILSRYQLAEFELCVLGNLCPETVEEAIAMVPSIKTRGRAHDDEAIEKMLNDLSLIKKFE, from the exons ATGTCGGCGGAAGAAGAGGAGAACGCCGCTGAGCTTAAAATACCCGATG aATTTTTGAAGGCCAAATGTCTTATGAATTGTGAAGTTTCCCTTATACTTGAACATAAATATGAGCAACTTCAGCAGATGGCTGATGATCCAATGAATCAGATGTCTCA GGTGTTTGAGAAATCACTCCAATATGTGAAGCGTTTTAGCCGGTACAAGAACCCTGATGCTGTCAGACAAGTTCGAGA AATTCTTAGCAGATATCAGCTTGCTGAGTTCGAG CTCTGTGTACTTGGGAACCTTTGTCCTGAAACAGTGGAAGAAGCTATAGCTATGGTTCCGTCGATCAAG ACCAGAGGAAGAGCTCATGATGATGAGGCAATTGAGAAGATGTTGAATGATCTCTCCCTGATCAAAAAATTTGAGTAG